In Legionella lytica, one genomic interval encodes:
- a CDS encoding beta/alpha barrel domain-containing protein, which produces MILDTLLGNQSIIISLDVDSFLFERLQQIADAGFTLVEINSTDTQLLQQAIDKFPSIKIGAAGVTEVQQLEYCYHAGVHFATSPGFLPSIAQTATVYSMNYLPGIATISEAMAAISVGYMHVRPFPADLAFCTMLNKCLPGLKLFPAEIEWEEAEYFLNLPAVAAVGINNPDKKQLAALAASVLV; this is translated from the coding sequence ATGATTTTAGATACGTTATTGGGCAATCAATCCATAATCATCTCTCTGGATGTTGATAGTTTTTTATTTGAGCGTTTACAACAGATTGCTGATGCCGGTTTTACGTTGGTTGAAATTAATTCCACTGATACCCAGCTCTTGCAACAAGCAATAGACAAATTCCCCTCAATTAAAATTGGTGCGGCAGGAGTAACCGAAGTGCAGCAATTAGAATATTGCTACCATGCTGGAGTTCATTTTGCCACCAGCCCTGGGTTTTTACCCTCCATCGCACAAACGGCAACCGTTTATTCCATGAACTACCTACCTGGAATTGCAACTATATCAGAAGCGATGGCAGCGATAAGTGTAGGCTATATGCATGTCCGCCCCTTCCCTGCTGATTTAGCTTTCTGCACCATGTTGAATAAATGCTTGCCTGGATTAAAACTATTCCCAGCTGAAATTGAATGGGAAGAAGCAGAATATTTTCTAAATTTACCTGCAGTAGCAGCTGTCGGTATTAATAACCCCGATAAAAAACAATTAGCAGCACTCGCAGCTAGTGTTTTGGTGTAA
- the lspA gene encoding signal peptidase II, producing the protein MKKWHWFALSILIIVCDQASKYWAGASLIAYKPVPVFPMLNFTLAYNTGAAFSFLNGAGGWHRWFFAGFSLIMSVVLIVWLIRASNKDRLLCAGISLILGGAVGNLIDRAFYGYVVDFIDVYYQHHHFATFNIADSAICVGAAFFVLDVIINRK; encoded by the coding sequence ATGAAAAAATGGCATTGGTTTGCATTAAGTATTTTAATTATAGTTTGTGACCAGGCTAGTAAATACTGGGCTGGAGCTTCTTTAATTGCTTATAAACCTGTGCCCGTTTTTCCTATGCTTAATTTTACCCTAGCATACAACACTGGTGCTGCTTTTAGCTTTTTAAATGGAGCTGGGGGCTGGCATCGTTGGTTTTTTGCTGGTTTTAGTTTAATTATGAGCGTGGTTCTTATTGTTTGGCTGATTCGTGCTTCCAATAAAGATCGCCTTTTATGCGCTGGTATTAGCCTTATTTTAGGTGGTGCCGTGGGTAATTTAATTGACCGCGCTTTTTATGGCTATGTGGTTGATTTTATCGATGTGTATTATCAACATCACCATTTTGCGACCTTTAATATCGCTGACAGTGCGATTTGTGTTGGTGCTGCATTTTTTGTATTAGATGTGATTATCAATCGAAAATAG
- the ileS gene encoding isoleucine--tRNA ligase: protein MAEYKDTLNLPNTSFPMKASLATREPEALAQWQEKKVYEQIRKARAGSKKFILHDGPPYANGHLHCGHALNKILKDIIIKSKLFSGYDAPFVPGWDCHGLPIELNVEKKIGRAGDKVSAREFRAKCREYAGSQIDIQREEFERLGVLGDWYNPYVTMDFRYEANIVRALGLMIKNDHLQQGFKPVHWCIDCGSALAEAEVDYEEKTSISIDVGFVAVNPEEFINHFNIKADVKKLSVPIWTTTPWTLPANEAVCLHPEIEYSLVDAGSFYLVLATDLVESAMERYGITGYTIKSSVQGKAFEHLKLQHPFYSRVVPVVLGEHVTTDSGTGAVHTAPAHGPDDYLIGKAYNLPLINPVKANGCFAEDVDLFAGQHVLKVNERVVEVLAENGVLLAKGTIRHSYPHCWRHKSPMIFLATPQWFISMDKNQLRPAIMKEIDTVNWVPDWGKARIGNMVENRPDWCISRQRAWGTPMPLFVHSTTRELHPKTLEFIEQVAVRIEQSGIDAWFEMDKAELLGDDAPFYDKINDTMDVWLDSGVTHYCVLQQNKELAFPADIYFEGSDQHRGWFNSSLTTSVAMYGVAPYKTVLTHGYTVDAEGRKLSKSKGNYVALDQMVNQHGADILRLWVASTDYRHEVSISDEIIKRNADAYRRIRNTARFLLANLFDFEPKVDSVDAKELLELDKWAIKRCQLLQEEIIAAYESYQFHVIYQKIHNFCAVDMGSFYLDLIKDRQYTCAKQSKARRSCQTAMYHIIRAFTLWLAPILSFTAEEIAKFIPGYTNETVFTELWYDAWPVVEGVNMAEWEELHVIRDEVNKALEETRQKGEIGSALAAEVSLYAENATLPKLTRLGEELRFLLITSGATVQPMSAAPAGLATTEYGVSILVAPSAHEKCARCWHRRPDVGQDANHPELCLRCVGNISGQNEMRQFI from the coding sequence ATGGCAGAATATAAAGATACATTAAACCTTCCTAATACTTCATTTCCAATGAAGGCAAGCTTGGCAACCAGGGAGCCAGAAGCATTAGCTCAATGGCAGGAAAAAAAAGTTTACGAACAAATTCGTAAAGCACGTGCCGGCAGTAAAAAATTTATTCTGCATGACGGACCTCCTTATGCAAATGGTCATTTACACTGCGGTCATGCTTTAAATAAAATTCTTAAAGACATTATTATCAAGTCTAAATTGTTTAGTGGCTATGATGCGCCTTTTGTTCCGGGTTGGGACTGCCATGGTTTACCAATTGAACTTAATGTTGAGAAAAAAATAGGCCGTGCTGGTGATAAGGTTTCTGCTCGAGAGTTTCGTGCAAAATGTCGCGAATATGCGGGTAGCCAAATTGATATTCAACGCGAAGAATTCGAACGTTTGGGTGTGTTAGGGGATTGGTATAATCCTTATGTCACTATGGACTTTCGTTATGAGGCCAATATTGTCCGTGCCTTGGGTTTAATGATTAAAAACGATCACCTGCAACAAGGGTTTAAACCCGTGCATTGGTGTATCGATTGTGGTTCTGCTTTAGCGGAAGCTGAGGTGGATTACGAAGAAAAAACTTCTATTTCTATTGATGTCGGCTTTGTTGCGGTTAATCCGGAAGAGTTTATCAATCATTTTAATATTAAAGCGGATGTTAAGAAGCTAAGTGTTCCTATTTGGACAACGACTCCTTGGACCTTGCCTGCGAATGAAGCGGTATGCTTGCATCCAGAAATTGAATATTCTCTAGTTGATGCCGGAAGTTTTTATTTAGTATTAGCGACTGATCTTGTCGAATCCGCAATGGAACGTTATGGGATCACTGGATATACCATTAAAAGCTCCGTACAAGGTAAGGCCTTTGAACATTTAAAATTACAACATCCTTTTTATAGCCGTGTTGTTCCAGTTGTTTTAGGTGAGCATGTAACGACTGATTCTGGTACTGGAGCAGTACATACTGCACCCGCTCATGGTCCTGATGACTATTTAATTGGTAAAGCTTATAACTTACCCTTAATCAATCCAGTTAAGGCTAATGGATGTTTTGCTGAAGATGTCGATTTGTTTGCGGGACAGCATGTATTAAAGGTCAATGAACGTGTTGTTGAAGTATTAGCTGAGAATGGAGTTTTATTAGCTAAAGGAACTATTCGACACAGCTATCCACACTGCTGGCGCCATAAATCACCGATGATCTTTTTAGCAACGCCGCAATGGTTTATTTCCATGGATAAAAACCAGTTAAGACCGGCGATTATGAAAGAAATTGATACGGTTAACTGGGTTCCAGATTGGGGTAAGGCTCGTATTGGTAATATGGTTGAAAATAGACCCGATTGGTGCATATCAAGACAAAGGGCTTGGGGCACACCTATGCCATTATTTGTACACAGTACCACCCGTGAACTGCATCCAAAAACTCTGGAGTTCATTGAACAGGTTGCTGTGCGTATTGAGCAATCAGGAATTGATGCTTGGTTTGAAATGGATAAAGCAGAATTGCTGGGGGATGATGCACCATTTTACGATAAAATTAATGACACCATGGACGTTTGGTTAGATTCAGGCGTAACGCATTATTGTGTGTTACAGCAAAATAAAGAACTGGCTTTCCCTGCAGATATTTATTTTGAAGGTTCTGATCAGCATCGTGGTTGGTTTAATTCTTCATTGACTACTTCCGTGGCTATGTATGGTGTGGCGCCTTATAAAACCGTATTAACTCATGGTTATACTGTAGATGCTGAAGGAAGAAAGCTATCTAAGTCTAAAGGAAATTATGTTGCTTTGGATCAGATGGTTAATCAACATGGAGCAGATATTCTACGTCTATGGGTAGCCTCTACCGATTACCGTCATGAAGTAAGTATTTCGGACGAAATTATTAAGCGTAACGCTGATGCGTACCGTAGAATTCGTAATACAGCCCGCTTTTTATTAGCAAATTTATTTGATTTTGAGCCTAAGGTAGATAGTGTTGATGCTAAGGAGCTTTTGGAATTAGATAAGTGGGCTATTAAGCGTTGCCAGCTTCTACAAGAAGAAATTATTGCTGCTTATGAAAGTTACCAATTCCATGTGATTTATCAGAAGATTCATAATTTCTGTGCTGTGGACATGGGTAGTTTTTATTTAGATTTAATTAAAGATCGTCAATATACTTGTGCAAAACAAAGCAAGGCACGACGTTCTTGCCAAACAGCGATGTATCACATCATTAGAGCCTTTACTTTATGGTTAGCTCCCATACTGTCATTTACCGCTGAAGAGATTGCCAAGTTTATTCCTGGCTATACCAATGAGACGGTTTTCACTGAGCTTTGGTATGATGCTTGGCCTGTAGTTGAGGGCGTGAACATGGCTGAGTGGGAAGAGTTGCATGTGATTCGCGATGAAGTAAATAAAGCTTTAGAAGAAACACGACAAAAAGGAGAGATTGGCTCTGCTTTAGCTGCTGAGGTCTCTTTATACGCTGAGAATGCTACTTTGCCTAAATTAACGCGTTTAGGTGAGGAATTACGTTTCTTGCTTATTACTTCTGGTGCAACGGTGCAGCCTATGAGTGCTGCCCCAGCTGGATTAGCGACTACTGAATATGGTGTATCTATTTTAGTAGCACCGAGCGCTCATGAGAAATGTGCACGTTGCTGGCATCGACGACCAGATGTAGGGCAGGATGCAAATCATCCAGAACTGTGTTTACGTTGTGTTGGCAATATTAGTGGCCAAAACGAAATGAGGCAATTTATATGA
- the ribF gene encoding bifunctional riboflavin kinase/FAD synthetase: protein MRLLRGIHHFSVFDKGVVATIGNFDGVHLGHQNLIKTLRAKANALNLPLVLILFEPQPREYFQKEQAPARLSGLREKLDVLRRCQVDYVYCIKFDEVFAQTTATEFARNYLFSTLNIKHLLVGEDFRFGKNREGDVKLLLRLSAEYACNVHVYSDFCINKDRISSTKIRMALGAGDLETAAKYLGRTYSICGRVVHGAQRGRQWGIPTANIGLRRLSVPLQGVYAVKVRLASQQTVYGVANIGRRPTVDGTKCVLEVHLFDFEQSIYGELVQVFFLHKLRDEVKFTSVDALIEQIRDDIDVAKTFVNNLTIS, encoded by the coding sequence ATGAGATTGTTACGTGGTATTCACCATTTTTCTGTTTTTGATAAGGGCGTGGTTGCAACCATTGGCAATTTTGATGGCGTTCATTTAGGACACCAAAATTTAATTAAAACTTTAAGGGCTAAGGCTAATGCATTGAATCTTCCCTTGGTTTTAATTTTATTTGAGCCACAACCAAGAGAATATTTTCAAAAGGAACAGGCTCCAGCAAGACTTTCTGGTTTAAGAGAGAAGCTTGATGTGTTGCGTCGTTGTCAGGTTGACTATGTTTATTGTATTAAGTTTGATGAAGTGTTTGCACAAACTACGGCAACTGAATTTGCGCGTAACTATTTATTTTCTACATTAAACATAAAGCATCTCCTTGTAGGCGAAGATTTTCGCTTTGGAAAAAACAGAGAAGGGGATGTGAAGTTGCTTTTGCGACTCAGCGCAGAGTATGCCTGTAATGTACATGTTTATTCTGATTTTTGTATTAATAAAGACCGAATTAGTTCTACAAAAATTAGAATGGCATTAGGTGCAGGAGATTTGGAAACTGCAGCTAAATATTTAGGTAGAACCTACAGTATTTGTGGGCGAGTAGTCCATGGTGCACAGCGTGGGCGTCAGTGGGGTATTCCTACTGCAAATATCGGTCTTCGACGTTTGTCTGTTCCTTTGCAAGGGGTTTATGCGGTAAAAGTTCGTCTTGCATCCCAGCAAACAGTATATGGGGTTGCTAATATTGGAAGGCGACCCACAGTAGATGGCACCAAGTGTGTTTTGGAGGTCCATTTATTTGATTTCGAACAGTCAATTTATGGAGAATTAGTGCAGGTATTTTTCTTGCACAAGCTACGTGATGAGGTTAAATTCACTTCGGTGGATGCTTTGATCGAGCAAATACGTGATGATATTGATGTGGCGAAAACATTCGTCAATAACCTAACGATTTCGTAA
- a CDS encoding universal stress protein, which translates to MYKRVLFATDFDEVGVLAAHKAKKIADENGADLILVHVVEPIPAYAYPGFAGFAEVELSIREQAEKELNELGDKLGVDDQHRFIEFGSTKNEILRVAKERNIDLIVTGSHGKHGLSLLLGSTANSILHNAQCDVLIVRSNINEK; encoded by the coding sequence ATGTATAAGAGGGTATTGTTTGCGACTGACTTTGATGAGGTTGGTGTACTGGCGGCCCATAAGGCAAAAAAAATTGCTGATGAAAATGGGGCGGATTTGATTTTAGTTCATGTTGTTGAACCTATTCCTGCTTATGCCTACCCTGGTTTTGCAGGCTTTGCTGAAGTGGAATTGTCTATTCGTGAACAAGCAGAAAAAGAATTAAATGAGTTAGGCGATAAATTAGGGGTTGATGATCAACATCGCTTTATCGAATTTGGTTCTACAAAAAATGAAATATTAAGAGTGGCTAAAGAACGTAATATTGATTTAATTGTCACCGGTAGTCATGGAAAACATGGCCTTTCTTTACTGTTAGGCTCTACTGCTAACTCTATTTTGCATAATGCGCAATGTGACGTTTTAATTGTGCGTTCTAACATTAATGAAAAATAG
- a CDS encoding tetratricopeptide repeat protein: MNEWWLLALLATLTLLASMVIIYPLRRHWLASLLLVPIIFILAFTGYFNWGSFAKWQDYLQVQEKQQKVDAMLKSIKSPQELITKLRAKLDDTPKSAKGWYLLGRLYTGQEEKQNAVDAFAKAYQFDSKNEQYAVNYAHSLWVLNNRQFTEQVRSIFANLLKNNPNQPDALAMMAMNAYVSHAYEEAIAYWQRLLKFAPQQSEEAQAIRKAIAKAEEQIQLKEKSLD, encoded by the coding sequence ATGAATGAATGGTGGTTATTAGCGCTACTCGCTACGCTAACTCTTTTAGCAAGTATGGTAATTATTTATCCTTTAAGACGCCATTGGCTTGCTAGCTTATTGTTGGTGCCAATTATTTTTATCCTGGCATTTACTGGGTATTTCAATTGGGGTAGTTTTGCCAAGTGGCAGGATTATCTGCAAGTTCAAGAAAAACAGCAGAAAGTAGATGCAATGCTTAAATCGATTAAAAGTCCTCAGGAGTTAATCACTAAACTACGTGCTAAGTTAGATGATACCCCTAAGAGCGCGAAAGGTTGGTATCTTTTAGGTCGCTTATATACAGGCCAAGAAGAAAAACAAAATGCAGTAGATGCGTTTGCCAAGGCTTATCAATTTGATTCTAAAAATGAGCAATATGCGGTTAATTATGCACACAGTTTATGGGTATTAAATAACCGACAGTTTACCGAGCAAGTTAGGAGCATTTTTGCTAATTTATTAAAAAATAATCCGAATCAACCTGATGCGTTAGCAATGATGGCGATGAATGCTTACGTAAGCCATGCTTATGAAGAAGCCATTGCATATTGGCAGCGTTTACTAAAGTTCGCCCCTCAGCAGTCTGAAGAGGCTCAAGCTATTCGTAAGGCTATTGCTAAGGCAGAAGAGCAAATACAGCTGAAAGAGAAAAGTTTGGATTGA
- a CDS encoding cytochrome c-type biogenesis protein has translation MKRLQWIYVLLWLVLAPAGVWANGIYPLDSAKKEAQFSHLLKDLRCLVCQNQDLADSNAELAKDLRGQVYQLVKEGKSDSEITDYLTARYGDFILFKPPVKAITYLLWFGPVLFLILGFLIFWRTCFAKKKTLVSP, from the coding sequence ATGAAGCGCTTGCAGTGGATTTATGTTTTGCTCTGGTTGGTTTTAGCCCCAGCGGGTGTTTGGGCAAATGGTATCTACCCTTTAGATTCAGCCAAAAAAGAAGCCCAATTTAGTCATTTGTTAAAAGATTTACGATGCTTGGTGTGTCAAAACCAGGATTTAGCGGATTCCAATGCGGAGCTCGCTAAGGATTTAAGAGGGCAGGTCTATCAATTAGTGAAGGAAGGCAAGAGCGACAGTGAAATTACTGATTATCTTACCGCACGTTATGGAGATTTTATTCTGTTTAAACCCCCGGTTAAAGCAATAACGTATTTATTGTGGTTTGGCCCAGTTTTATTTTTAATTTTAGGCTTTTTGATTTTTTGGCGAACTTGTTTTGCTAAGAAAAAAACCTTAGTGAGTCCTTAA
- a CDS encoding DsbE family thiol:disulfide interchange protein, with product MRKIGWRVIPIVLFVLLSIFLWRGLSLNPHNLPSVQVGKLVPDFTLPELHHPESSFSSQNIRNQVVLLNVWASWCAACTDEQVFMLQLAREGMPIYGLNYKDKPEDALQWLSQWGNPYKLVMQDREGRAAIDLGVYGAPETFVIDKKGVIRYRHAGVMNQELWQKEVLPLIKQLEQMA from the coding sequence ATGAGAAAAATAGGGTGGAGAGTAATTCCTATAGTGCTTTTTGTTTTATTGAGTATTTTCCTTTGGCGTGGACTTTCTTTAAATCCACATAATTTGCCTTCAGTGCAGGTAGGAAAATTGGTGCCTGATTTTACACTGCCTGAATTACATCATCCTGAGTCCTCTTTTAGTTCCCAGAACATTCGCAATCAAGTCGTTTTATTAAATGTCTGGGCTAGTTGGTGTGCTGCCTGTACTGATGAACAAGTCTTTATGTTGCAATTAGCACGCGAAGGGATGCCTATTTATGGATTAAATTATAAAGACAAGCCTGAAGATGCATTGCAATGGTTAAGCCAATGGGGGAATCCTTATAAGTTGGTAATGCAAGATCGTGAAGGGCGTGCTGCAATTGACTTAGGAGTTTATGGGGCGCCAGAAACTTTTGTCATTGATAAAAAAGGCGTGATTCGTTACCGCCATGCTGGAGTAATGAATCAAGAGCTGTGGCAAAAGGAAGTCCTACCTTTAATCAAACAATTGGAGCAGATGGCATGA